In Phreatobacter oligotrophus, the following are encoded in one genomic region:
- a CDS encoding dihydroorotase, giving the protein MPNFDVIYRNGTVVNQDGAALRDVGVTAGKVAAIGDLSQSSAGEVVDCTGLHILPGVIDSQVHFREPGPTHKEDLESGSRAAVMGGVTAVFEMPNTDPLTISEAALADKVKRATARMHCDFAFWVGGTHDNAKDVGELERLPGAAGIKVFMGSSTGSLLVEDDEGVSSILKNTRRRAAFHSEDEYRLRDRKGERIEGDPRSHPVWRDVTAALMCTERLVTIARRHNAKIHVLHISTAEEIDYLERHKDVATCEATPHHLTLVAPDCYERLGTLAQMNPPVRDEHARRGIWRGIVDGVVDVLGSDHAPHTLEEKAKTYPASPSGMTGVQTLVPTMLDHVNAGKLTLERFVDLTSHGPSRIFAIAGKGRIAAGYDADFTIVDMKRKVTITNDWIASKSRWTPYDGKTVQGWPIGTIIRGRRVMWEGELVTPSGGEAVRFQDRAP; this is encoded by the coding sequence ATGCCGAATTTCGACGTCATCTACAGGAACGGCACGGTGGTCAACCAGGACGGCGCGGCGCTGCGCGACGTCGGTGTCACGGCTGGCAAGGTGGCGGCCATCGGCGACCTGTCGCAGTCCTCGGCCGGCGAGGTGGTGGATTGCACCGGCCTGCACATCCTGCCCGGTGTCATCGACAGCCAGGTCCATTTCCGCGAGCCGGGTCCGACCCACAAGGAGGACCTCGAAAGCGGCTCGCGCGCCGCCGTCATGGGCGGCGTCACCGCTGTCTTCGAGATGCCGAATACCGATCCGCTGACGATCTCCGAGGCGGCCCTCGCCGACAAGGTGAAGCGCGCCACGGCGCGGATGCATTGCGACTTCGCCTTCTGGGTCGGCGGCACCCACGACAATGCCAAGGACGTGGGTGAACTGGAGCGCCTGCCGGGCGCAGCCGGCATCAAGGTGTTCATGGGCTCCTCCACCGGCTCCCTGCTGGTCGAGGACGACGAGGGCGTCTCCTCGATCCTGAAGAACACCCGCCGCCGCGCGGCTTTCCACTCCGAGGACGAGTATCGCCTGCGGGATCGCAAGGGCGAGCGCATCGAGGGCGACCCGCGTTCCCACCCCGTGTGGCGCGACGTGACCGCGGCGCTGATGTGCACGGAGCGGCTCGTCACCATCGCCCGCCGGCACAACGCCAAGATCCACGTGCTGCACATCTCCACCGCCGAGGAGATCGACTATCTCGAGCGGCACAAGGACGTCGCGACCTGCGAGGCGACGCCGCATCACCTGACCCTCGTCGCCCCCGACTGCTACGAGCGGCTCGGCACCCTCGCCCAGATGAACCCGCCGGTGCGTGACGAGCATGCCCGCCGCGGCATCTGGCGCGGCATCGTCGACGGTGTGGTCGATGTGCTCGGCTCGGACCATGCGCCGCACACGCTGGAGGAGAAGGCCAAGACCTATCCCGCCTCGCCCTCCGGCATGACCGGCGTGCAGACGCTGGTGCCGACCATGCTCGACCATGTGAATGCCGGAAAGCTGACGCTGGAGCGCTTCGTCGACCTCACCAGCCACGGCCCGTCCCGCATCTTCGCCATCGCCGGCAAGGGCCGCATCGCCGCCGGCTATGACGCCGACTTCACCATCGTCGACATGAAGCGCAAGGTGACCATCACCAACGACTGGATCGCCTCGAAGAGCCGCTGGACGCCCTATGACGGCAAGACCGTGCAGGGCTGGCCCATCGGCACGATCATCCGCGGCCGCCGGGTGATGTGGGAGGGCGAGCTGGTGACCCCCTCGGGCGGCGAGGCCGTGCGCTTCCAGGACCGCGCTCCGTGA
- a CDS encoding TIGR02301 family protein, translated as MTRLLATLAIAVLASAPLAAQPARAPAPEAAMPPAALQAPYEPQLLRLSEIIGALHYLRTLCQGPEEGAWRREMQALLDAEAAGGERRERLVQAFNRGYGGFEQTHRTCTPAARVATRRYVTEARRIVADLTSRYGN; from the coding sequence ATGACCCGGCTTCTCGCCACCCTCGCCATCGCGGTCCTCGCCAGCGCGCCGCTGGCGGCTCAGCCGGCCCGCGCGCCGGCGCCCGAGGCGGCCATGCCGCCTGCCGCGCTGCAGGCGCCCTACGAGCCGCAACTCCTCCGCCTATCCGAGATCATCGGCGCGCTGCACTACCTGCGCACGCTCTGCCAGGGGCCGGAGGAAGGCGCCTGGCGGCGCGAGATGCAGGCGCTGCTGGATGCCGAGGCGGCGGGCGGCGAGCGGCGTGAAAGGCTCGTCCAGGCCTTCAACCGCGGCTATGGCGGATTCGAGCAGACGCACCGCACCTGCACCCCCGCAGCGCGGGTGGCGACGCGCCGTTACGTCACCGAAGCCCGGCGCATCGTCGCGGACCTCACGAGCCGCTACGGCAACTGA
- a CDS encoding DUF2336 domain-containing protein: protein MPDTSARHVIDDIVAHRAREGLTDKVNRLIDTFAENADSYTAEQAVTVDEVIARLIVDITPEGRIAIAERIAGDPKAPRLVIEQLAGDDWAEVASPVLMKSPQLSDETLLKIIDSKGHSHLLAISRRRSITPAVAESLVERGNRTVIRTLARNPGVALSPQARHDLEKRQKARLEELRKAPRKAVEYPAELHREDGEKPVRCRLIDISKTGARLTLAAMARPTGRLVLSFASAAVQRPCEPVWQDGRDIGVRFV from the coding sequence ATGCCCGATACATCGGCCCGTCACGTCATCGACGACATCGTCGCCCATCGCGCGCGCGAAGGCCTCACCGACAAGGTGAACCGCCTTATCGACACCTTCGCCGAGAACGCCGACAGCTACACGGCCGAGCAGGCGGTGACGGTGGACGAGGTCATCGCGCGGCTCATCGTCGACATCACGCCGGAGGGGCGCATCGCCATCGCCGAGCGGATCGCCGGCGATCCCAAGGCGCCGCGCCTGGTGATCGAGCAGCTTGCCGGCGACGACTGGGCCGAGGTGGCCTCACCGGTGCTGATGAAATCGCCCCAGCTCTCGGACGAGACCCTGCTGAAGATCATCGACAGCAAGGGTCACTCCCATCTGCTCGCCATCAGCCGTCGGCGGAGCATTACTCCCGCCGTGGCCGAAAGCCTGGTCGAGCGGGGCAACCGCACCGTCATCCGCACGCTCGCCCGCAACCCCGGCGTCGCGCTGTCGCCGCAGGCCCGGCATGACCTTGAAAAGCGGCAGAAGGCGCGGCTGGAAGAGTTGCGGAAGGCCCCGCGCAAGGCGGTGGAATATCCCGCCGAACTCCATCGCGAGGACGGCGAGAAGCCGGTGCGCTGCCGGCTGATCGATATTTCCAAGACCGGCGCGCGACTGACGCTGGCGGCCATGGCCCGGCCGACCGGCCGCCTCGTCCTCAGCTTCGCCAGTGCGGCCGTTCAGCGTCCCTGCGAGCCCGTCTGGCAGGATGGCCGCGACATCGGCGTGCGCTTCGTCTGA
- a CDS encoding methyl-accepting chemotaxis protein, producing the protein MTFSTTATTVEASPTLDKLRVTVARVMQGVIVSLSAVTLAVLVARGGALMLGALSVVVVSAAGLLAIGGGRTDAAARIASSLSGGALVALLTFAMEGSVYQIDMHMAFFAGLAIVALWCCWHSVAAYTALVAVHHLGLNFIYPMAVFPQGGDLVRVVIHAVILVAQAVALAWLCNRLANAFVVSDGAVQEAKEAASRLEAATAEDRSRAADKARHQADLEKAIAGFKAEIAGVIAKVRGGMAELGTAAATVRGAAAGTADTVQAATSSARAAVTNISAVAGASDQLSSSVGELAHKVSETAGVVRELAGEAHAANGNIAELSGAAEKIGAVVALIQSIAEQTNLLALNATIEAARAGDAGKGFAVVASEVKSLAVQTSKATEEIAQQIGSVQNLTVGAVGAIRAITERMELIDRNASALAAGIEEQASAVEEINRSIAEANALTLRIEQAIGDIAGKAEVSASSSRAMDDTARAVEASAGNVSTAVEGFLGKVAA; encoded by the coding sequence ATGACCTTCAGCACGACTGCAACGACCGTCGAGGCGTCGCCGACCCTCGACAAGCTCCGCGTGACCGTCGCGCGTGTCATGCAAGGCGTGATCGTCAGCCTCTCGGCCGTGACGCTCGCTGTCCTGGTGGCGCGCGGCGGCGCCCTGATGCTCGGCGCGCTGTCCGTCGTCGTGGTGTCGGCCGCCGGCCTGCTCGCCATCGGCGGGGGGCGCACGGACGCCGCGGCCCGCATCGCCTCCTCCCTGTCGGGCGGTGCGCTGGTCGCGCTGCTGACCTTCGCCATGGAAGGGTCCGTCTACCAGATCGACATGCACATGGCCTTCTTCGCCGGCCTCGCCATCGTGGCGCTGTGGTGCTGCTGGCACTCGGTCGCCGCCTATACGGCGCTCGTGGCCGTGCATCATCTCGGCCTCAACTTCATCTACCCCATGGCGGTCTTCCCGCAGGGCGGCGATCTCGTCCGCGTGGTGATCCACGCCGTGATCCTCGTCGCCCAGGCCGTGGCGCTCGCCTGGCTCTGCAATCGCCTCGCGAATGCCTTCGTCGTCTCCGACGGCGCCGTGCAGGAGGCCAAGGAGGCGGCGAGCCGGCTTGAGGCCGCGACCGCCGAGGATCGCTCCCGCGCCGCCGACAAGGCCCGCCACCAGGCCGATCTCGAAAAGGCCATCGCCGGCTTCAAGGCCGAGATCGCCGGTGTCATCGCCAAGGTCCGCGGCGGCATGGCGGAGCTCGGCACGGCCGCCGCCACCGTCCGCGGCGCCGCCGCCGGCACGGCCGACACGGTCCAGGCCGCCACCAGCTCGGCCCGCGCCGCCGTCACCAATATCAGCGCGGTGGCCGGCGCCAGCGACCAGCTGTCCTCGTCGGTCGGCGAACTCGCCCATAAGGTCAGCGAGACCGCCGGCGTCGTGCGGGAACTCGCCGGCGAGGCCCACGCGGCCAACGGCAACATCGCTGAGCTCTCCGGCGCCGCCGAGAAGATCGGCGCCGTGGTGGCGCTGATCCAGTCCATCGCCGAGCAGACCAATCTCCTCGCCCTCAACGCCACGATCGAGGCGGCCCGGGCCGGCGATGCCGGCAAAGGCTTCGCCGTCGTCGCCTCCGAGGTGAAGTCGCTGGCCGTCCAGACCTCCAAGGCAACGGAAGAGATCGCCCAGCAGATCGGCTCCGTGCAGAACCTGACCGTCGGCGCGGTCGGCGCCATCCGCGCCATCACCGAGCGGATGGAGCTGATCGACCGCAACGCCTCGGCGCTGGCCGCGGGGATCGAGGAGCAGGCGAGCGCGGTTGAGGAGATCAACCGCAGCATCGCCGAGGCCAATGCGCTGACGCTGCGCATCGAGCAGGCCATCGGCGATATCGCCGGAAAGGCCGAGGTCTCGGCCTCCTCGTCGCGGGCCATGGACGACACGGCGCGGGCGGTCGAGGCCTCCGCCGGCAATGTCAGCACCGCGGTTGAGGGCTTCCTCGGCAAGGTCGCTGCCTGA
- a CDS encoding primosomal protein N', translating into MTAPLYADVLIPVAVDRPYSYRVPAGMTLAPGDVVAVPLGNRTTIGAVWSLRDEPGGVSHNRLKDIAERYDVPPVPHAVRRLCDWLADYTLAPRGMVLRMALRDPDDLAPPKPRVGIRVTGETPGRMTPARGRLLAHFADGLARAKGEAAREAGVSASVVDGLVDEGVLEAILLPPEVLARLEPDHAVAALNDAQHAAALALCDAVAAERFSVQLLDGVTGSGKTEVYLEGVAEALRRGRQVLILVPEIALTTQFLDRFAARFGHRPAAWHSGVGVTKRGRVWAGVASGEVQAVVGARSALFLPFRDLGLVVVDEEHEGAYKQDDGVHYHARDMAVVRAHLQSIPVVLASATPSVESRVNADRGRYRRLVLPERFGGHAMPKIATVDLRTAGPERGRWIAPALEREIRATREAGEQTLLFLNRRGYAPLTLCRTCGERIQCPNCSAWLVDHRFRRRLVCHHCGYNTAPPEQCPKCQAVDSFVACGPGVERLAEECATLFPEARLLVLSSDMAGGVERIRQEIEAVARGEADIVIGTQLVAKGHNFPNLALVGVIDADIGLSNADPRAGERTFQLLQQVVGRAGRAKDGSRALIQTHQPQHPIIQAIVKGDREGFYEAEIAMREAAELPPFGRLAALVISAEALGDAQAYARMLVRAVPPTPEVRVLGPAEAPLALVRGRHRVRLLARSPRAFDLSGWMRGWLSSVEAPRGNVRLEIDVDPQSFL; encoded by the coding sequence ATGACCGCGCCGCTCTATGCCGACGTGCTGATTCCGGTCGCCGTCGACCGGCCCTACAGCTACCGTGTCCCGGCGGGGATGACGCTTGCGCCCGGCGACGTCGTCGCCGTGCCGCTCGGCAACCGCACCACGATCGGCGCGGTCTGGAGCCTGCGCGACGAGCCCGGCGGTGTCTCGCACAACCGGCTGAAGGACATTGCCGAGCGCTACGACGTGCCGCCCGTGCCGCATGCGGTGCGCCGGCTCTGCGACTGGCTGGCGGATTACACGCTGGCGCCGCGCGGCATGGTGCTGCGCATGGCGCTGCGCGATCCCGATGACCTCGCCCCGCCGAAGCCGCGGGTCGGCATCCGCGTCACGGGCGAGACCCCGGGCCGCATGACCCCTGCCCGGGGCCGCCTCCTCGCCCATTTCGCCGATGGCCTCGCCCGCGCCAAGGGCGAGGCGGCGCGCGAGGCCGGCGTCTCGGCCTCTGTCGTCGACGGCCTGGTCGACGAAGGCGTGCTGGAGGCGATCCTGCTGCCGCCTGAGGTGCTGGCGCGGCTGGAGCCGGACCATGCGGTCGCCGCCCTCAACGATGCCCAGCACGCCGCCGCGCTCGCCCTCTGCGATGCGGTGGCGGCCGAGCGGTTCTCGGTCCAGCTCCTCGATGGCGTCACCGGTTCGGGCAAGACCGAGGTCTATCTGGAAGGCGTCGCCGAGGCGCTGCGCCGCGGCCGTCAAGTTTTGATCCTCGTCCCCGAGATCGCGCTGACCACCCAGTTCCTCGACCGCTTCGCCGCCCGCTTCGGCCATCGTCCCGCCGCCTGGCACTCGGGCGTCGGCGTGACGAAGCGCGGCCGGGTCTGGGCGGGCGTTGCCTCCGGCGAGGTCCAGGCGGTGGTCGGCGCCCGCTCAGCGCTGTTCCTGCCCTTCCGCGACCTCGGCCTCGTCGTCGTCGATGAGGAACACGAGGGCGCCTACAAGCAGGACGATGGCGTCCACTACCACGCCCGCGACATGGCGGTGGTCCGCGCCCACCTCCAGTCCATCCCCGTCGTGCTCGCCTCGGCGACGCCCTCGGTCGAGAGCCGCGTCAATGCCGACCGCGGCCGCTACCGCCGCCTCGTCCTGCCCGAGCGCTTCGGCGGCCATGCCATGCCGAAGATCGCCACGGTGGACCTGCGCACCGCCGGCCCCGAGCGCGGGCGCTGGATCGCCCCGGCGCTGGAGCGCGAGATCCGCGCCACCCGCGAGGCCGGCGAACAGACGCTGCTCTTCCTCAACCGCCGCGGCTATGCGCCGCTCACCCTCTGCCGCACCTGCGGCGAGCGCATCCAGTGCCCGAACTGCTCGGCCTGGCTGGTGGACCACCGCTTCCGCCGCCGGCTCGTCTGCCACCATTGCGGCTACAACACCGCCCCGCCGGAGCAATGCCCGAAATGCCAGGCGGTCGACAGCTTCGTCGCCTGCGGTCCGGGCGTCGAACGCCTTGCCGAGGAATGCGCGACGCTCTTCCCCGAGGCGCGCCTTCTGGTGCTGTCCTCCGACATGGCTGGCGGCGTCGAGCGCATTCGGCAGGAGATCGAGGCGGTGGCGCGCGGAGAGGCCGACATCGTCATCGGCACGCAGCTCGTCGCCAAGGGCCACAACTTCCCGAACCTCGCCCTGGTCGGGGTCATCGATGCCGATATCGGCCTCTCCAATGCCGATCCGCGGGCTGGCGAGCGCACCTTCCAGCTGCTCCAGCAGGTGGTCGGCCGCGCCGGCCGCGCCAAGGACGGCTCGCGGGCGCTGATCCAGACCCACCAGCCGCAGCACCCGATCATCCAGGCCATCGTCAAGGGCGACCGCGAGGGCTTCTACGAGGCGGAGATCGCCATGCGGGAGGCTGCGGAACTGCCGCCCTTCGGCCGGCTCGCCGCCCTGGTCATCTCCGCCGAGGCGCTGGGGGATGCGCAGGCCTATGCAAGGATGCTGGTGCGCGCCGTGCCGCCGACGCCGGAGGTGCGGGTGCTGGGGCCGGCGGAAGCGCCGCTGGCGCTGGTGCGTGGCCGCCACCGGGTCCGCCTGCTGGCGCGCTCGCCACGGGCCTTCGACCTCTCGGGCTGGATGCGCGGCTGGCTCTCCTCGGTCGAGGCGCCGCGGGGCAATGTCCGGCTGGAGATCGACGTCGACCCGCAGAGTTTCCTGTGA
- a CDS encoding FAD-binding oxidoreductase, translating into MPLPKPVAALAPPMPEPLIQRFKAIVGDRYAITDANDQAPYLRDDRGLYIGRTSLVVRPANTEEVAAVMALAHETGTPVVPQGGATGLVGGHVPHETGAEIVISLNRMTAVRAVDPAGNTMTVDAGVTLQQAQDAATEVGRLFPLNIGSKGSCTIGGNLSTNAGGTQAIAYGMARDLVLGLEVVLADGRIWHGLRTLKKDNTGYDLKHLFMGAEGTLGIITAAVLKLYPAPRSIEAAWVAVPSAEAGLALLNAAQERAGPSVTGFELMPRNLFDFVLKHLAGARDPLAEPSPWYCLMELSSASASGMRETLEEILAAGFEEGIVTDAALADSIDQRNGFWRLREGMSEVQKMEGGSIKHDVSVPVAAVPAFIAEAVAACLAYMPDCRPVPFGHLGDGNIHFNVSQPVGMDKAAFLDHWDRVQTIVHDIVAKHGGSISAEHGIGRMKRDLLPGVKDPVAMDIMRQVKAVLDPKNILNPGKVL; encoded by the coding sequence ATGCCGCTGCCGAAGCCCGTCGCCGCCCTCGCCCCGCCGATGCCGGAGCCGCTGATCCAGCGCTTCAAGGCGATCGTCGGCGACCGCTACGCCATCACCGACGCGAACGACCAGGCGCCCTACCTGCGCGACGACCGCGGCCTCTATATCGGCCGCACCTCGCTGGTGGTGCGCCCGGCGAACACGGAAGAGGTCGCGGCGGTCATGGCGCTCGCCCACGAGACCGGCACGCCGGTCGTGCCGCAGGGCGGCGCCACCGGCCTTGTCGGCGGGCACGTGCCGCATGAGACCGGCGCCGAGATCGTCATCTCGCTGAACCGCATGACGGCGGTGCGCGCCGTCGATCCGGCCGGCAATACCATGACGGTCGATGCCGGCGTGACCCTGCAGCAGGCGCAGGACGCGGCAACCGAGGTCGGCCGGCTCTTCCCGCTCAACATCGGCTCCAAGGGCTCCTGCACCATCGGCGGCAATCTCTCGACCAATGCCGGCGGCACGCAGGCCATCGCCTATGGCATGGCGCGCGACCTCGTGCTCGGGCTCGAGGTGGTGCTGGCGGACGGCCGCATCTGGCACGGCCTCAGGACCCTCAAGAAGGACAATACGGGCTACGACCTGAAGCACCTGTTCATGGGGGCGGAGGGCACGCTCGGCATCATCACCGCGGCCGTGCTGAAGCTCTATCCGGCCCCTCGCTCCATCGAGGCGGCCTGGGTGGCGGTCCCATCGGCGGAGGCGGGCCTTGCCCTCCTGAACGCCGCGCAGGAGCGCGCCGGCCCCTCCGTCACCGGCTTCGAGCTGATGCCGCGCAACCTGTTCGACTTCGTGCTGAAGCACCTCGCCGGTGCGCGCGATCCGCTGGCCGAGCCCTCGCCCTGGTACTGCCTGATGGAGCTTTCCAGCGCCTCGGCCTCCGGCATGCGCGAGACGCTGGAGGAGATCCTCGCCGCCGGCTTCGAGGAGGGCATCGTCACCGACGCGGCGCTCGCCGATTCCATCGACCAGCGCAACGGCTTCTGGCGCCTGCGCGAGGGGATGAGCGAGGTGCAGAAGATGGAGGGCGGCTCGATCAAGCACGACGTCTCCGTGCCCGTCGCCGCGGTCCCGGCCTTCATCGCCGAGGCGGTCGCGGCATGCCTCGCCTACATGCCGGATTGCCGCCCCGTGCCCTTCGGCCATCTTGGCGACGGCAACATCCACTTCAACGTCAGCCAGCCCGTCGGCATGGACAAGGCCGCCTTCCTCGACCACTGGGACCGGGTGCAGACCATCGTCCATGACATCGTGGCGAAGCATGGCGGCTCGATCTCCGCCGAGCACGGCATCGGCCGGATGAAGCGCGACCTGCTGCCGGGGGTGAAGGACCCCGTCGCCATGGACATCATGCGGCAGGTCAAGGCGGTCCTCGACCCGAAGAACATCCTCAATCCCGGCAAGGTGCTCTGA
- a CDS encoding NUDIX hydrolase, with product MSTAAGSAMAADRAYPARPILAVSTAVVRNGNVLVAQRARAPGAGLYSLPGGLVEVGETLAEAAARELMEEVGVLASPIGLCGARDIIARDADGRIERHFVVLTYAAHWESGEGLRSDEATDVRWVTLAGARALPTTDGLIATLEAAIALAAR from the coding sequence GTGAGCACCGCCGCCGGCTCGGCCATGGCGGCCGATCGCGCCTATCCCGCCCGCCCCATCCTCGCGGTCTCAACCGCCGTGGTGCGCAACGGCAATGTCCTCGTGGCGCAGCGGGCGCGGGCGCCCGGCGCGGGGCTCTACAGTCTGCCGGGCGGGCTCGTCGAGGTCGGCGAGACGCTGGCCGAGGCCGCCGCCCGCGAGCTCATGGAGGAGGTCGGCGTGCTGGCCAGCCCGATCGGCCTGTGCGGGGCGCGCGACATCATCGCCCGGGACGCTGATGGCCGCATCGAGCGCCACTTCGTCGTCCTCACCTATGCCGCCCATTGGGAAAGCGGCGAGGGCCTGCGCTCGGACGAGGCGACGGACGTGCGCTGGGTGACCCTCGCCGGGGCCCGCGCCCTGCCGACGACGGACGGGCTCATCGCGACGCTCGAGGCGGCGATCGCCCTCGCGGCGCGCTGA
- a CDS encoding class I SAM-dependent methyltransferase, with translation MTTASTAGYGREADHLAVQYESITFEQVHAPVLHLLPEAPGHALDIGAGTGRDAAALAARGFSVVAVEPTAELRAHGARIHAGRPITWLDDGLPDLAVLAGRAERFDLILLTAVWMHLDAAEREQAMARLADLAQPGARIVMTLRHGPIPEGRRMFEVSAAETVALASRCGLGSLFEASRPDMFGRPGVTWSVLVLSPSA, from the coding sequence GTGACCACCGCCTCGACGGCGGGCTATGGCCGCGAGGCGGATCACCTCGCGGTCCAGTACGAGAGCATCACCTTCGAGCAGGTCCACGCCCCCGTCCTGCACCTGCTCCCCGAGGCGCCGGGCCATGCGCTGGACATCGGCGCCGGAACCGGCCGCGATGCCGCGGCGCTCGCCGCGCGCGGCTTTTCGGTCGTCGCGGTCGAGCCCACTGCGGAGCTGCGTGCCCACGGCGCGCGGATCCATGCGGGACGGCCGATCACCTGGCTCGATGACGGCCTGCCGGATCTCGCCGTGCTGGCCGGACGGGCCGAGCGCTTCGACCTGATCCTCCTCACCGCCGTCTGGATGCATCTCGACGCCGCCGAACGCGAGCAGGCCATGGCGCGGCTCGCCGATCTCGCACAGCCGGGCGCCCGCATCGTCATGACGCTCCGCCACGGGCCCATCCCTGAGGGCCGGCGCATGTTCGAGGTGTCGGCGGCGGAGACGGTGGCGCTCGCGTCACGTTGCGGATTGGGCAGCCTGTTCGAGGCCAGCCGCCCCGACATGTTCGGGCGGCCGGGCGTCACCTGGTCCGTGCTGGTCCTCTCGCCCTCGGCGTGA
- a CDS encoding (2Fe-2S)-binding protein, giving the protein MIVCHCNVLSDRDIRACLGDGPDCPRAVGEVYTCLGCSPECGRCARTIRAILREAGVGGCGTCPVGDCAGHDEAAPALMIAAE; this is encoded by the coding sequence TTGATCGTCTGCCACTGCAACGTGCTCAGTGACCGCGACATCCGCGCCTGCCTCGGCGACGGCCCGGACTGCCCGCGCGCGGTCGGCGAGGTCTATACCTGCCTCGGCTGCAGCCCGGAATGCGGGCGCTGCGCCCGCACCATCCGCGCCATCCTGCGCGAGGCCGGCGTCGGCGGTTGCGGCACCTGCCCGGTGGGCGATTGCGCCGGCCATGACGAGGCCGCGCCTGCGCTGATGATCGCCGCCGAGTGA
- a CDS encoding YgfZ/GcvT domain-containing protein, with the protein MPSAFLSDRGVVRVSGDDAARFLQGLVTCNVETLRAGEARYGALLTPQGKIVVDFLCIGVPADEGGGFLLDTPAVLAAELAKKLGFYRLRAKVVVEDLSGPLAVTAFWGDAAPPAAEGLAVRDPRHPALGWRVIGPKPAEPPAATGDYEAHRISLGIPAGGRDFVYGDAFPHEADMDQLAGVDFAKGCYVGQEVVSRMQHRGTARTRVVPVTFADFPPMEGLDVMAGEKQVGVMGSSVHGRGLAKLRLDRVAEAAEAGEPITAGGIPLVPVKPDWARFAWPGEAEA; encoded by the coding sequence ATGCCGAGCGCGTTCCTGTCTGATCGAGGTGTCGTCCGTGTCAGCGGCGACGATGCCGCGCGCTTCCTGCAGGGGCTGGTCACCTGCAATGTCGAGACGCTCCGCGCGGGCGAGGCCCGCTATGGGGCGCTGCTGACGCCGCAAGGCAAGATCGTCGTGGATTTCCTCTGCATCGGCGTCCCTGCCGACGAGGGCGGCGGCTTCCTCCTGGACACGCCGGCCGTGCTGGCGGCCGAACTCGCCAAGAAGCTCGGCTTCTACCGGCTGCGGGCGAAAGTCGTGGTCGAGGACCTGTCGGGACCGCTCGCGGTCACCGCCTTTTGGGGTGACGCGGCGCCGCCTGCGGCCGAAGGTCTCGCGGTGCGTGATCCGCGCCATCCGGCGCTCGGCTGGCGCGTCATCGGGCCGAAGCCAGCGGAGCCGCCTGCCGCGACCGGCGACTATGAGGCGCATCGCATCAGCCTCGGCATTCCGGCCGGCGGCCGCGACTTCGTCTATGGCGATGCCTTTCCGCATGAAGCCGACATGGACCAGCTCGCCGGCGTCGACTTCGCCAAGGGCTGCTATGTCGGCCAGGAGGTGGTGAGCCGGATGCAGCATCGCGGCACGGCCCGCACCCGGGTCGTTCCGGTGACCTTCGCCGATTTCCCGCCCATGGAGGGGCTGGACGTGATGGCGGGCGAGAAGCAGGTCGGCGTCATGGGCTCCTCTGTCCACGGCCGCGGCCTCGCCAAGCTCCGGCTCGACCGCGTGGCGGAAGCGGCGGAGGCCGGCGAGCCGATCACCGCCGGTGGCATTCCGCTGGTGCCGGTGAAGCCGGACTGGGCCAGGTTTGCATGGCCGGGCGAGGCGGAGGCCTGA
- a CDS encoding SOS response-associated peptidase has protein sequence MCGRYAIKTIPEVMQQAFGYDDRPNFPPRYNIAPTQPVPVVTIDHGKRRFVLMRWGFIPGWVKDPKDFPLVINVRTETAREKPSFRNAFARRRALMPADAFYEWHTQGRSKTPYMARRPDGGLFAFPALWETWTSPDGSEVDTVAMMTAPAVPPLAAIHHRTPVILDPANWDAWLDPATTPDEAAALLEPPVQTELELVAVSTAVNKVANDGPEIQAPVSAPLSVARPEPARRASAAAEPPRQGRLFD, from the coding sequence ATGTGCGGGCGCTACGCCATCAAGACGATCCCGGAAGTGATGCAGCAGGCCTTCGGTTACGATGACCGGCCGAACTTCCCGCCGCGCTACAACATCGCCCCGACCCAGCCCGTGCCCGTCGTCACGATCGACCATGGCAAGCGGCGGTTCGTGCTGATGCGCTGGGGCTTCATCCCCGGCTGGGTGAAGGACCCCAAGGACTTTCCCCTCGTCATCAACGTGCGCACCGAGACGGCGCGCGAGAAGCCGTCCTTCCGCAACGCCTTCGCCCGCCGCCGCGCGCTCATGCCGGCCGACGCCTTCTACGAGTGGCATACACAGGGGCGCAGCAAGACGCCCTACATGGCGCGCCGGCCGGATGGCGGGCTCTTCGCCTTTCCGGCGCTGTGGGAGACCTGGACTTCGCCGGATGGCTCGGAGGTCGACACCGTCGCCATGATGACCGCGCCGGCCGTGCCGCCGCTCGCGGCGATCCACCATCGCACCCCGGTGATCCTCGACCCCGCCAACTGGGATGCCTGGCTCGATCCGGCGACAACTCCCGATGAGGCGGCCGCTCTGCTGGAGCCGCCCGTGCAGACCGAGCTGGAGCTCGTCGCCGTCTCGACCGCGGTCAACAAGGTCGCCAATGACGGCCCGGAGATCCAGGCGCCCGTCTCGGCCCCTCTGTCGGTGGCGCGGCCTGAGCCCGCCCGGCGCGCCAGCGCGGCCGCCGAGCCACCGCGGCAGGGACGGCTCTTCGACTGA